The following nucleotide sequence is from Synechococcus sp. CBW1004.
AGCCGGGCACGCCTCGGTGTCGATTCCGTCATCTGCTCAGCGACAGCCACACCGGGCGGGGCGGTGGCGCTCCCTGGAAGGTGGTTTTCCGGCCAGCCTGCTGCAGCGGCGCCTCATGGTGTGGCAGCGCGTCATGGCTTCTCAACTGCCCTCATCCGCGCCGGACCGCCTGAACCGGGGAGACACATCAGGACCGGAGGCTACCGCCGCTGCTGGTTACATTGGCCGGGCGGCCGGATGCCGCCCCTGCCTCGCGGTGGGGCCCACCCGAACCTGCTCATGCGCCAGCACCCCATCTCCCCGGTCACCGAGCCGATGCAGTACCGGGCCATCGGTGTCGTGCGTGGTCAGTACGTGCCCACCGATGCCGACCATCCCACCCGCGGCCTGATCCGAACCGCTGAGGGCCAGGAGATCGAAGCGGTCGTGCTCGGCCGCCTGCTCACCCTGATGCGCCGTCACCTCGACGCCGAGCAACCCCATCTCTGGGTGGTCTACCCGCGCATCCGCGAGCAGGACAGCCTGCACCTGCAGATGGTCGGCGTGTGGGAGCCCAGCAGCCTCGACCCGGAGGCCACCGATGCCGGCGCAGCGGATGTCCTGCCGGAGGGCGATGACTACTTTTCGATCCGCGGCGAGCTGATCTACACCCGTCCCGAGACCGGTGAGCTGGTGATCAAGGTGCGCCAGCAGCCGCGCCCCGACGGCAGCCGTCCGGTGCCGTTCAAGCTCCAGCTGCGCGGCGTGATCCCTCTCGAGCATCTGCGCCACTTCGTGTCGCTCGATGTCCGGCGCCAGGGCCAGGCCCTGACCGTGGAGTCCTGCGAGGTGATCGGTCCGCTGGCCCAGCGGGGCAACCGCGGCGGCAAGCGACGCCGAGGCCCCGAGGACGGGGCTGTGCGGCGGGAACGTCGGCCCCTGCCTGCCACGGCGGCCACGGCAGAGCCGGGGGAGGCACCGCGTCCGGTGACCCGCAGCCGGGCGATCAGTCGACCCAGCCGCTGAGATGGATCCGGTCGCGGCCGGGCTGGCGGTGCTGGCGATCAGCCTGGCTGCGGTCTATGGACCGGCGCTGGGCGTCTCGCCCTGGTGGATCACGCTGCTGACCGTTCTGGGCCTTGGCTCCCTCAGTGTCGATGCCGCCCGCTTCGGAGGCCGTGGCGGCCATCTGCTGGCTGAGGCGCTCCCCGGCGGGGTCCGCCGACTCCGCCGCATCGCCATCCATGAGGCCGGGCATTGCCTGGTGGCCGAGGCGGAGGCTCTGCCCGTGCGGCAGGTGCTGGTCGGCAGCCTGGCCTGTCTGCGGGCGGGCCTGAGCAGCGGTGGCAGCACGGTCTTCGACGCGCCCGGCCGGGCCCGACTGCCGGTGGAGGAGCTGCGACGCTGGAGCCGGGTGCTTCAGGCCGGTATGGCGGCCGAGCGGCTGATCTACGGGGAGGCTGCCCGCGGTGGCGCCGATGACAGCGCCCTGCTCGGCCAGCTCTGGGGCCTGTCCGGGTTCGATGTCGCCACGGCCCAGCGGGAGCAGCGCCAGGCCCGCCGCGAGGTGGAGCGGCTGCTGAGGGAGCACCGTCAGGATCTGGAGCGGCGCGCGGAGCTGCTGCTGGTCGAGGCTCCGCGGCTGGGTCATCGCTCCGCCGGGTCCGCTTCCTCAGCGCAATGACGCTGGCGCTCGTCGATTGCCCCACCGGTCTGGCCGGCGACATGTTGCTGGCGGCGCTGTTCGATCTGGGGCTCGATGAGGCGGTGCTGCATCACCCCCTGCGGGCTCTGGGCCTGCAGGGTCGCTACAGGCTGGAGCGGGCTGAGGGCCGCAGCGGTGGTCTACGCGGCCTGCGGCTGCGGGTGGAGAGCCTGGAGAGCGAGCCGCCGCATCGGCACTGGCGGGATCTGAAGCGCCTGCTGGACGAGGCTCCTCTGGCGGAGCCTCTGCGAGCAAGGGTGCTGGCGGTGTTCGCCCTGCTGGCGGAGGCGGAGGCGGCCGTCCATGGGCACGCGCCCGAGCATGTGCATTTTCATGAGGTGGGTGCCCTCGACGCCCTCGTGGACATCGTCGGGGTGTGTGCCGGCCTGTTGCACTTCGGCGTCGAACGGCTGATCTGCGGTGTGCCACCCGCCGGCCACGGCTGCGTGGGCACCGCCCATGGGCGGTTGCCGTTGCCGGCTCCGGCGGTGCTGGAGATCGCCCGCCGCGGCGGGATCCCGCTGGCCGGCAGCGAGGATTTCCCGCCGGGGGAGCTCACCACCCCCACCGGTCTGGCGTTGATGGCCTGCTGGGCCGACCGGTTCGCGCCGCCACCGGCCGTCCTGCCGGAGCGAGTGGGTGTGGGCCTGGGAACCCGGGAGCTGGACCGCCCCAATCTCCTGCGGATCACTCTGGCGCGCCCCTGGCCTGAGGCGCCGCCGGTGTCGCCGGAGGGCATCGAGATGGGCGGGGCTCCCACGGGGCCGGAGATGGAGCGTCTCGAGGGGGAGCGCCTGGAAACCGTGGTGCTGCAGCAGTGCCAGATCGACGATGCCACGGCAGAGGATCTGTCCTTCCTGCTGGAGGAGCTGCAGCGGGCGGGGGCGCTGGAGGTGTTCTGCCAGCCGATCGCGATGAAGAAGGGGCGGCCCGGGACTCTGCTCAGCGTCCTGGCACCGCTGCAGGCTGCGTCAGCGCTGCGCCGTGTCTGGTGGCGCCACAGCAGCAGCCTCGGCGTGCGCGAGAGCCTGCAGCCGCGTTGGGTGCTGGAGCGCAGTCAGCGGCGGGCGAGCACCCCGCTGGGAGAAGTGGGGCTGAAGCGGGCCCTGCTACCCGGCGGCGGCGCCCGGGTGAAGATCGAGCATGACGATCTGGCCGCCATCGCGCGGCGTCAGGATCTACCCCTGGCCGATGTGCGCCGAAGGGTGCGTCAGGCCCTGATCGAAGCGGCCGATCCCTGGTTCGCCCCGCCCGTTCCCGGCGCACCACCCCCACCGCAGGCCACCTCTTCCCCTCCTCGCCAGCCATGACGCCCTGGATCGCCTCGCTGTGGAGTCGCCTCCTCGCCGCCGGTCATGCCGTCGCTGCGTCTGCGGCCCGATGTCGGTGGCGGCCGGGTGCTGGCCGCAAGGTTGATGGGTCTGCCGATCCCGCTGCATCGGTCCTCTCCGACCCCGGCACCGACACCGGGCAGTCGATGGCCCGCTCCGCCCGTGCGGAACAGCCCGGCCGCGCGTTCGCAGGCCTCACGCTGCCGGGTCTGAAGGCGGCAGGCCTTCGGCTGCCCCGCCTCTCATTGCCCGGGGGCCTGCGCCCCTGGATCACCTGCCTGAGTCTTGGCTTCGTGCTGGCGGCTCTGCTGGGTCACGGGCGACAGCTGCTGCAGCTCAGCCTGGATGCCCAGGGCTGGTGGTGGCTGCTGCTGGCGGTGGGGCTGCAGGGGCTGAGCCTGCTGGTGAACGGGCTGGCCTGGGTCGTGATCCTGCGCTGGCGGGGCCTGCGGCCACGGCCCGCACCCCTGGTCAGCCTCTATGTGAGCTCCAACCTGCGCAAGTACCTCCCGGGGGGCATCTGGCACCTGGCCGCCCGCGTGCAGGCCCTGCGTCAGGAGGGCGCTCCTCTCCAGGATGGACCGACGGGCACGGCTCCGGCTCTGGTGGCCACCCTGCTCGATCCGCTGCTGGCGGCAGTGGCCGCCCTGGCGCTGGTGCCGCTGGGGGGATGGCAGAACGGCCTGGCGGTTCTCTGCCTGTTGCCGCTGCTGCTGCTCCACCCCCGCTGGCTGCAGCCCCTGTTGCTGCGTCTGGAGCGACAGCGGGCCCGTCAGCTGGGTCTCAGCCAGTCGCTGGAGCAGGAACTGGCTGCCGGCGAGACCGGCGCTGCGGCTTTGCCGGCGATCTGGCCGTGGGGGCCTCTGCTGGTCGAACTGCTGTTCGTGCTGCTGCGCTTTGCCGGTTTCTGGGCCTGCGTCTGGGCCTTCGACCTGCAGCTCAGCCTCGACGTCTGGACCTGGCTGGGCGGTTTCGCTCTGGCCTGGACGGTCGGCCTGGTGGTGCCGGGCGCTCCCGGCGGGCTGGGGGTGTTCGAGGCGGTGCTGCTGCTGCGTCTGGCAGTGGAGCTGCCGCAGGCCTCGCTGCTGGCGGTGGCGCTCAGCTATCGCCTGGTGGTGACGCTGGCGGATGTGCTGACGGCGGCTCTGGTGGGAGCGGATGAGCGGCTGGCCGTCTCTGGCCGTTCTTCGCAATAGGACTTACTGTTGAGAATCGCCGAGCCTTCCTGGTGCTTCCCCCCACTCAGCCTGCGTCCTCTCGCCAGGAGCCGGCGCTCACCAGCGCTGCTCTGAGGACCAGTCTCCACAACCGAGGCCAGCGGCTCACGCCGCAGCGCCAGCGCATCCTTGATCTGTTCGAGGGGCTTGGTGAAGGCAGCCATCTCAGCGCCGAGGAGGTGCATCAGCGGTTGCTGGGCTCCGAGGGGCGGGTGTCGCTGGCGACGGTGTACCGCACCCTGCGGCTGCTGAGCTCGATGGGGCTGCTGCAGGAGCTGGAGCTGCCGGAAGGCGGTCGGCGCTTCGAGCTCGCCGGAGCCAGCCACCGCGATCATCACCATCTGGTCTGTGTCCGCTGCGGCCGCACGGAGGAGTTCGAGAATGCCGCCGTGCTCGCTGCCGGCAACGCCGCCGCCGACGGCCATGGCTTCCAGCTGCTCGAGTGCGTCCTCAACGTCCGCGCCCTCTGCCCGGGGTGTGTCGCGGCTGGCCGCGCCGAATGACCGCGGTGAAACCGCGGTCTGAACAAGCGCGTGAGCGCGCCGAATGACCGCGTGGCAACGCGGTCTGAACTCGCGGCTGGCCGCTCCGAATGACCGCGGTGAAACCGCGGTCTGAACAAGCGCGTGAGCGCGCCGAATGACCGGGCGCTGGCCTGGTTTTGAAATCCGCTCAGCCCTGGCCGTCGATCAGCGTGTCCTTGCTTTGCTTGAGCCCCTTCCAGAGCCGGCGGATCTGGGCATAGGCCTGCTCCTGGCTGAGCTTGCCGTTGCTCTGGAGGCCCACGATCAGCCCCACCTGTTCGGCGAAGGATTCAAGGTTGTGGTGGAACACCAGCCGCTGCGGCGACCAGTCGCGACCGCGATAGGAGCCGTGGGCCTCCATGGGCGAGCGGACCGGCCCCACGGCGGGACGGTCCGCAGGCGGCGGTGTCCGGTCGGAGGGGGGAGGTCCGTCGCTCGCCACGGGACTGCCCGGAGGGCCTGCACCTTAGCGATCGTTTCAGGCCCGAGCGGCTGAAGGGTGTCCGCCGGATCCGAACCCTGCCTGCCGGCCCCGTCCAGGCTGGATCGCCTGTTCTTGAGCAAGCCTTAAACGCCTCCTAACGACCGAGGGGTCGGCGGTTCGTTATCTAAGGAGTGACCCCCTCCAAGGCGCTTCAATGACCTTCGCGAAGAAGGCCCTGTTTGCCAGTGGCATGACCCTCCTCGGCGCCGGCGCGTTGACGTCCGCCGCGGCACTGGCCCAGGCCACGCTCAACGGCGCCGGAGCCTCCTTCCCGGCTCCCTTCTATCAACGCGTCTTCGCCGGCGCTGCGTCTCAGGGCGTGCGGGTGAACTACCAGTCGGTCGGCTCCGGCGCCGGTGTGCGCCAGTTCGTGGCCGGCACCGTGGACTTCGGCGCCACCGACGAACCGATCAAAGCTTCCGAAGTCGCCAAGGTGAAGCGCGGCGTCGTGCAGTTTCCCGCCGTGGGCGGCACCATCGCCATCGCCTTCAACAAGCCGGATTGCCCCTCACTGCGGCTCACCCAGAAGCAGGCTGTCGACATCTTCCTCGGAAAGATCAGGACCTGGGAGCAGCTGAAATGCGGCAAGGGTCCGATCACCGTCGCCCATCGCTCCGACGGCTCCGGCACCACCTTCGCCTTCACCAATTCCCTCTCCGCCTTCTCGCCGGAGTGGAAGAGCAAGGTGGGTGAGGGCAAGGCCGTCAAATGGCCCGTCGGCGTGGGCGGCAAGGGCAATGAAGGCGTGGCTGCGCTGATCTCCAACACCCCAGGTTCGATCGGCTATCTGAACCAGGCGTTCGTCAAGGGAAGGATCAAGGCGGCTGCCCTGCAGAACCGGGCCGGTCGCTTCGTGATGCCCAACCTGCGGGGTGGTGCCGCGGCTCTGAACAACATCAAGCTCAACAGCATGCTCGCCGGGGAGGATCCCAATCCCGCCGGTGCCGACAGCTACCCCATCTCCACCCTCACCTGGATTCTCGCCTACAAGAGCGGCAATGGTGCCAAGGCTCCAGCGATCCAGAAGGCGATGAATATTCTGCTCAGTTCCGCTGCTCAGAATCAGGCCGACGACCTCGGCTACGTTCCCCTCAAGGGTTCCATCCTCAGCCAGGCCCGCAACGCCGTGAAGAGCATCGGCAAGTGAGCTGAATGCTCCTCTCTTTCCCTGTGGCCGGTGCCCGCCGGCTGCAGGGAATCCCCCGGAGACGGGGGATTTTTCATGGGAGGGTTCCCATGGCTGCACAGGCGAGGGGAGGCATGAGAAGGTTCCCTCAGAACCCTTATCCCCGCCTTAACCACCTGTTGATCGTGCCTTGATTGGCTCGCCCACGACTCTGTTTAGGTTTGCCAACAACCGCTCGATTTCCCATGGTGGTGACGCCGTTCCGCGAAGCAGCCGGCAGCGACGCTTTCCGCGATTTTCTGGAGACGAGCTTCCGCAAGCGCAATCTTGTGCAGCTCGCCTGCGGCAGCCAGGTGCCGCTGCTGCGCCACTCGATCTGGCTGGTGGTGCGTGGCATGGTCAAGCTGGGCGCTCTCACCATCCACGGCGATGAGCTGCTTCTGGGCCTGGCCGGCCCGAACGAGCCGTTCGGTGAGCCGCTCACCGATGTGGAGGCCTTTGAGGCCCGCACGCTCTGCGACACCGACCTGCTCTGTCTGTCGATGGATGAGGTGCGCGCCAATCCCACCCTCTCCCTGGCCCTGCTCGAGGCTGTCAGCCGCCGCTATCGCCAGTCCCAGGCTCTGCTGGCCCTGATGGGCCTGCGGCGAGTGGAGGAGCGGGTGCGCGGCTTCCTCGAGCTGCTGGCCCTTGATTACGGCCAGCACTGCGAGGAGGGGCTGCGCCTTGATCTGCGCCTTACCCACCAGGAGGTGGCCAGCGCCCTGGGCACCACCCGCGTCACCGTCACCCGCGTGATCGGCCTGCTGCGTCAGGAGGGCTGGCTGCAGCTCGATGGCCAGCGCCGTCTGGTGATCAGCCACCCCCCCGCCTCGTCAGGACATCGGCTCCGTTGATCACGCCACCGGTGATCGCATCCTTCTGGGAGACCCCCCTCAGCGGCGAGAGTGGGGAGATGCAAGCCTCCCTCCTCCTGGTCGAGGACGACGACACGATCCGCGAGACGATCCGCGATGCCCTCTGTCTGGAGGGTTTTGAGGTCACGGCCTGCGGCAATGGCCGCGACGCCCTCAAGCATCTGCAGATCGGGGAGGGTGAACCGCCCTTTTCGCTGGTGGTCCTCGATCTGATGCTGCCCGGCCTCGGTGGCCTTGAGGTGTGCCGCCAGCTGCGCCAGGTCGGCGACCGCACCCCGATTCTCGTGGTGAGTGCCCGCGACAGCGAGGCCGACCGGGTGCTGGGCCTCGAGATCGGCGCCGACGACTATCTGATCAAGCCCTTCGGGATGCGCGAGCTGGTCGCCCGCTGCCGCGCCCTGCTGCGCCGCTCCCAGCCGGCCGCCGAGCCCGGGCCGGTGGTGCTGCAGCACGCCAACCTCGCCCTGTATCCGGAGGAGTGCCGCGTCACCCGCGATGGCCTCGAGGTGAATCTCTCGCCGAAGGAATACCGGCTGCTGGAGTTGTTCATGCAGCATCCCCGGCGCGTCTGGAGCCGCGACAAGCTGCTGGAGCAGGTGTGGGGCGTCGATTACTTCGGCGACAGCAAGACGGTGGATGTGCACATCCGCTGGCTGCGCGAGAAGCTGGAGGCCAACCCCTCCGCGCCGGAGCACCTGATCACGGTGCGCGGCTTCGGCTACCGCTTCGGCTGACCGCGGCCGGTGAGCCCCGTCCCTCTGCTGTTCGGCCCCCTGGCTCTGCCCCTCGGTCTCCTGCTGGGGGTGGTTCTGACGCTGCTGTGGACGCGTCGCAGCCGCCGCCGGGTCCGGCGCCTGGCGGGTCTGGCACCGGCGCAGCTGCTGCGCTGGCTGGAGGCCGCTCCGACTGGCTGGCTGATCATCGATGGCGACGATGTGGTGCGGCTGCTCAATCCGCGCGCCGAGCGCCTGCTGGAGGTGGGTGGACCGGCCCTGCTCCATGCTCTGCCCCTGCAGCGGGTCTGCGATGCCCCGGAGCTGGCGGAGCTGGTGCGCGATGCCCGTCGCCGCGGCCGGTTGCAGCGGCTGGAATGGCAGCGCCCCGGGGAGGAGCTGGAGCTGTTCGCACTGCCCGGCGAGGCCGGCTGGGTGGCGGTGCTGCTGCAGAGTCGTCGTTCGCTCGAGGCGCAGCTGGAGCAGCAGGAGCGCTGGGTGTCCGATGTGGCCCATGAGCTCAAGACGCCGCTGACGGCTCTGCTGCTGGTGGGTGACAGCCTCGCGGCCCAGGTGAACAGCGGCAATGCGGTGCTGGTGGAGCGGTTGCAGCGGGAGCTGCGGCGCCTGCAGGCCCTGGTGGGTGATCTGCTGGAGCTCTCGCGCCTGGAGAACACGCTGCCCCGCGATGGTCTTCGTCGCAGTGCCGTCGATCTGCCTGAGCTGGTGCGGCAGGTGTGGATGGGCCTGCGGCCGCTGGCGGAGCCGCGCGACATCCACCTGGAGCTGCAGGTGGAGCCCGCTGAGGCCGCCGCGGTGGTCTCCGCTGACAGTTCACGTCTGCACCGGGCTCTGCTCAACCTGCTCGACAACGCCATCCGTTTCAGCCCTGACGGCGGCACCATCCACGTGGGCATCCGGCTGCGCTCCGGCTGGTGCCGGCTGAGCGTGCGCGATCAGGGGCCGGGTCTCAGCGAGGAGGACAGCCGCCGCCTGTTCGAGCGCTTCTATCGCGGCGATCCGTCCCGGGCTCGCGGCCAGCAGGGCGGCACCGGTCTGGGGCTGGCGATCGTGCAGCAGATCGCCCACGCTCACGGTGGCCGCATCCGCGCCGGCGACCATCCCTCCGGCGGGGCGCTGCTGGAGCTGTTGCTGCCTCTGGAGGGCTGAGCAGCCCGCAGAACGTGTCCCGCTCCTGGCGCTCGCGGCCGGAATCCCGGTCCGGGCCGACTGCAGGGATGCCCGGAACCTGCGGGTCGGTTGCCAGTCCTGGCGCCGGCCCCGCGCGGCAGCATGCCAGCAGATCCGGCTGCCTTGCCCTGATGTCCCTCCAGAGAGCCTCCGTCGAGCCTGCCCGCCGCCTGGCATCGGTGCTCGAGCCGGTGATCCCTCTCGTCGGGACTCTCACCGCCGCCCACCCCGGCACCCTGTCGATGGCCCAGGGCATGGTGGACTGGGGCCCGCCTCCGGAGGTGCTCGCGGGGCTCCAGGAGGTCCTGGCTGCTGCCCGGACTGAAGCAGGGGCGGCCGCGGCGCTCGATCGCTACGGCCCGATGCAGGGGGATCCGGAGCTTCTGGAGGCACTGGCCTCCCATCTCCGGAATCGGCACGGCCTCGATCTGGAGGGGGCCGCTCTGTTGGTGACGGCCGGCAGCAACATGGCCTTCAAGACCCTGATGCAGGTGCTCTGCGATCCCGGCGATGAGGTGATCCTGCCGGCGCCCTGGTACTTCAACCACGTCATGGCCGTGCAGCTTGCCGGCGGTGTTCCGGTGCTGCCCGATGCCGGCCTGATCCCCGACCTGCCGGTGCTCGAGGCGGCGATCACCCCCCGCAGCCGTGCCATCGTCACGGTGTCGCCCAATAATCCCAGCGGTGTGGTGATGCCGCCGGAGCGGCTGGCGGCGATCAACGCTCTCTGCGCCAGCCGCGGCCTCCTGCACATCAGTGATGAGGCCTACGCCGCCTTCGTGCATGGCACGGTTCCGCACTGGAGTCCGGCGGCGGCAGCAGGGGCGGCCGCCCACACGGTGACGCTGCAGTCGTTCTCCAAGGCCTACGGCATGGCGGGCTGGCGGCTGGGCTACGCGGCCGTGCCGCAGCGGCTGCTGCCGGCCCTGGCGAAGGTGCAGGACACCAATCTGATCTGCCCGCCGCGCCTGAACCAGCGGGCCGCCCTGGCGGCCCTGGCCGCAGGGCCCACCTGGCTGGAGCCGCGGCTTGCGACGATCCGCCATCGCCGCACCCAGGTGCTCCAGACCCTGGCTCAGGCCCAGGATCAGGGCCTCCCCGCCACGCTGCTGCGCGAACCCGACGGCGCCTTCTATGCCCTCTTGCAGGTGCGCACCCCCCTGTCCGGGTTGGAGCTGGTGGAGCGGCTGATCCGCGAGCACGGTGTGGCGGCCCTGCCTGGGGAGAGCTTCGGTCTGCCGGCCACAGGGGGTGACGCCGTGCTGCGCCTCAGCTATGGCCTGCTCGCGCCTGACCCGCTGGAGGAAGCCCTGCAGCGGCTCTGCGGGGGTGTGGCGGCCCTGGCCGGTTGAGTGGCGCCAGCCGCCCCCCGGATCACGGGAGATTCAGGGAAGGGCGGAAGGGGCAGGAATCCTCACCGGCTCTGACTAGGGTGCCGCCAGAACCGATCTGTCCGTTTCGCCGCCCTGATGAGCTCCATCTACGCCGATAACAGTCTCAGCATCGGCCGCACACCCCTGGTGCAGCTGAATCGCGTCAGCGACGGGGCCGGAGCCCGGATTCTGGCCAAGATCGAGGGGCGCAATCCCGCTTATTCGATCAAGTGCCGCATCGGCGCGGCGATGATCTGGCAGGCGGAGAGGGATGGCCTGCTCGGGCCCGGCAAGGAGCTGATCGAACCCACCAGCGGCAACACCGGCATCGCACTGGCCTTCGTGGCGGCCTCGCGCGGCATTCCGCTCACGCTGACCATGCCGGAGACGATGAGCCTGGAGCGTCGCAAGCTGCTCACGGCCTACGGGGCACGGCTGGTGCTCACCGAAGGGCGCATGGGGATGAGCGGGGCGATCGCTGCCGCCCGCGAGCTGGCCGAATCCGATCCGGATCGCTACGTGATGCTGCAGCAGTTCATGAATCCGGCCAATCCCCGCATCCACCACGACACCACCGGCCCGGAGATCTGGGAGGACACCGATGGATGCGTGGATGTCCTGGTGGCGGGCGTGGGCACCGGCGGCACGATCACCGGCGTGAGCCGGTACATCAAGCAGACGCTGGGCAGGCCGCTGGTGTCGGTGGCCGTGGAGCCGGTCAACAGCCCGGTGATCAGCCAGACGATCGCTGGTGAGGCGCTCAAGCCCGGGCCCCACAAGATCCAGGGCATCGGCGCCGGCTTCGTGCCCGACAACCTCGATCTGTCGTTGGTCGATCGGGTCGAGACGGTGAGCGACGAGGAGGCGGTGACGATGGCGCGCCGTCTGATGCGCGAGGAGGGCATCCTCGCCGGCATCTCCTGCGGCGCCGCCACGGTGGCGGCCCTGCGGCTGGCCCATGAGGAGGCCTTCCGCGGCCGCACGATCGTCGTGGTGCTGCCGGATTCGGGCGAGCGCTACCTCAGTTCGGTGCTGTTCGAGGGCATGTTCAACGAGCGTGGTCTGGCGACGGTGTGAGCGCGATGGTGCTCCTGGAGTGGCCCCTTGGGGGGATGGGGCCTGTCGATGCTGTTTCGATGACGCCGGTCGCGCAGGCGACAGCAGCGCGCGGCGGCACCGCCTAAGTCATCGGGAGTCCGTGATAGTCCCCATGGCCAGCTACACGATCACCCTCGAAGGCGGCGGCAGTTTCACCTGCCCTGATGACACCTACATCCTTGATGCCGCCGAGGAGCAGGGCATCGACCTGCCCTATTCCTGCCGAGCCGGCGCCTGCAGCACCTGTGCCGGCAAGATCCTCAAGGGCAGTGTGGATCAATCGGATCAGAGCTTCCTCGATGATGACCAGATCGCCGAGGGTTTCGCCCTGCTGTGTGTCAGCTATCCCCTCAGCGACTGCACCGTGAAGCCCAACGCCGAGGACGATCTCTGAGCCTGAAGCCGGCCCGGACCGCAGCTGACGCGGATACCGCCCTGTTCGCGTCAGCACCGACCTGCGGGCTTTGGTCTTCGGGGCGCTTACGGTTGCCCTGGGCCCCCAGGTGCACCTCGCCGGGATCAGCTCCGTGGTGAGGGGGCAAGGGCGGCACCTCCGGAGTGTTGTGGGTCATCAAGCGCTGGGTTGTTCAATCCGGCATCGTCACGAACTCCTCGGCCACCGAGGGGTGCAGCGCCATCGTGCGGTCGAAGTCGGCCTTGGTGGCGCCCATGCCGATGGCGACCGCCGCCATCTGAATGATCTCGGCGGCGTGTTCGCCCACCATGTGGGCCCCGAGCACCCTGCCGCTGGAGCGCTCCACGATCAGCTTGAGCAGCACCCTGGGGCCGGTGGCCGGCAGGGCCTGGCTCATCGGCCGGAAGCGGGCGCGGTGCACGCGGATGCCCTCGCGGCCGCAGCGCTCGATCGCCTGCTCCTCCGTCAGGCCCACGCCGGCCAGTTCCGGCTGGGAGAACACGGCGCTGGCCACCAGGCTGTGATCCACCCGGCGGGGCTTGTTGCCGTAGATGGTGTCGGCGAAGGCGCGTCCTTCATCCACCGCCACCGGCGTCAGGCAGATGCGGTCCGTCACATCGCCGACGGCGTAGATGCCCGGCACGTTGGTGCGCTGATCGGCATCCACCGGGATGCGGTGCCCTTCGATGGCGACGCCGGCGGCTTCGAGATTGAGGCCCTGCAGGAAGGGGCGCCGGCCGGTGGCCAGCAGCACACCCCCGCAGGAGATGGCCTCGCCGCTCTGGGTGGTGACCGTGAAATCTCCGGGGGCGCAGTCGCCGGTGATCGCGGCGGGGGAATGGGCGAAGCGGATGTCGATGCCGGCGGCCTCCATGCCCTCCCGCACTGCGCCAGAGGCCTCGCGGTCGAAACCGCGCAGCAGATGATCGCCGCGCACCAGCTGCGTCACCTGCACGCCCAGGCCGCGCAGGATGCAGGCGAATTCACAGGCGATGAAGCCGGCACCCACCACCACCATCGACTGCGGCAGCGTCTCCAGCTCGAACATGTCATCGCTCACCCAGCCGAGGTCGGCGCCCGGGATTTCGGGGCGGTGGGGCCTGCCGCCCACCGCGATCAGGATGCGCTCGCCGCGCAGTTCGCGCACGTTGCCGTCTGAGGCGGTCACCGTGATGCCGTTCGGCCCGCTGAAGCGGCCCCAGCCCCGCACCAGCTCGACGCCGGCCTTCTCCAGAAAGCCGATGTGCAGTGTGTTGAGCCGGTCCACCTCGGCGCGCACATTGGCCAGCAGTGTCGCGGCATCGTGGCGCACCTCACCGATGCTCCAGCCGTAGCTGGCGGCATCGGCGAGCAGGTGCCGGTAAGCCGAGCCGTACACCAGCAGCTTCTTGGGCACGCAGCCGCGGATCACGCAGGTGCCGCCCACCCGGTCTCCCTCCACGATCGCCACGCGGGCTCCGTAGGAAGCGGCCCGCTTGGCGGCGGCCAGGCCGCCGGAGCCGGCGCCGAGCACGATCAGATCGAAGGTGTCGCTCATCGAGGGGGGAGGGACGGAGGGGCTGTGGTCGGAGTTTGGCGCCCATGGGTCAGCCGGGCAGCGCCAGGGTCACGACGGGCGCGGACTGCGGCCGATGCACCAGGTCACACGACTTGACGCTATGAACATAGGCGCATGTCTCTGGCCTGTTGGCCCTCGGCGGTTCCGGGTGAGGGCCGGGTCCCGGTCCGCCCATCTGCCGAGCTGGCGTCCGCCGCGGGC
It contains:
- the larC gene encoding nickel pincer cofactor biosynthesis protein LarC: MTLALVDCPTGLAGDMLLAALFDLGLDEAVLHHPLRALGLQGRYRLERAEGRSGGLRGLRLRVESLESEPPHRHWRDLKRLLDEAPLAEPLRARVLAVFALLAEAEAAVHGHAPEHVHFHEVGALDALVDIVGVCAGLLHFGVERLICGVPPAGHGCVGTAHGRLPLPAPAVLEIARRGGIPLAGSEDFPPGELTTPTGLALMACWADRFAPPPAVLPERVGVGLGTRELDRPNLLRITLARPWPEAPPVSPEGIEMGGAPTGPEMERLEGERLETVVLQQCQIDDATAEDLSFLLEELQRAGALEVFCQPIAMKKGRPGTLLSVLAPLQAASALRRVWWRHSSSLGVRESLQPRWVLERSQRRASTPLGEVGLKRALLPGGGARVKIEHDDLAAIARRQDLPLADVRRRVRQALIEAADPWFAPPVPGAPPPPQATSSPPRQP
- a CDS encoding lysylphosphatidylglycerol synthase domain-containing protein, which codes for MARSARAEQPGRAFAGLTLPGLKAAGLRLPRLSLPGGLRPWITCLSLGFVLAALLGHGRQLLQLSLDAQGWWWLLLAVGLQGLSLLVNGLAWVVILRWRGLRPRPAPLVSLYVSSNLRKYLPGGIWHLAARVQALRQEGAPLQDGPTGTAPALVATLLDPLLAAVAALALVPLGGWQNGLAVLCLLPLLLLHPRWLQPLLLRLERQRARQLGLSQSLEQELAAGETGAAALPAIWPWGPLLVELLFVLLRFAGFWACVWAFDLQLSLDVWTWLGGFALAWTVGLVVPGAPGGLGVFEAVLLLRLAVELPQASLLAVALSYRLVVTLADVLTAALVGADERLAVSGRSSQ
- a CDS encoding Fur family transcriptional regulator produces the protein MLPPTQPASSRQEPALTSAALRTSLHNRGQRLTPQRQRILDLFEGLGEGSHLSAEEVHQRLLGSEGRVSLATVYRTLRLLSSMGLLQELELPEGGRRFELAGASHRDHHHLVCVRCGRTEEFENAAVLAAGNAAADGHGFQLLECVLNVRALCPGCVAAGRAE
- the pstS gene encoding phosphate ABC transporter substrate-binding protein PstS, coding for MTFAKKALFASGMTLLGAGALTSAAALAQATLNGAGASFPAPFYQRVFAGAASQGVRVNYQSVGSGAGVRQFVAGTVDFGATDEPIKASEVAKVKRGVVQFPAVGGTIAIAFNKPDCPSLRLTQKQAVDIFLGKIRTWEQLKCGKGPITVAHRSDGSGTTFAFTNSLSAFSPEWKSKVGEGKAVKWPVGVGGKGNEGVAALISNTPGSIGYLNQAFVKGRIKAAALQNRAGRFVMPNLRGGAAALNNIKLNSMLAGEDPNPAGADSYPISTLTWILAYKSGNGAKAPAIQKAMNILLSSAAQNQADDLGYVPLKGSILSQARNAVKSIGK
- a CDS encoding Crp/Fnr family transcriptional regulator, whose protein sequence is MVVTPFREAAGSDAFRDFLETSFRKRNLVQLACGSQVPLLRHSIWLVVRGMVKLGALTIHGDELLLGLAGPNEPFGEPLTDVEAFEARTLCDTDLLCLSMDEVRANPTLSLALLEAVSRRYRQSQALLALMGLRRVEERVRGFLELLALDYGQHCEEGLRLDLRLTHQEVASALGTTRVTVTRVIGLLRQEGWLQLDGQRRLVISHPPASSGHRLR
- a CDS encoding response regulator transcription factor, which encodes MQASLLLVEDDDTIRETIRDALCLEGFEVTACGNGRDALKHLQIGEGEPPFSLVVLDLMLPGLGGLEVCRQLRQVGDRTPILVVSARDSEADRVLGLEIGADDYLIKPFGMRELVARCRALLRRSQPAAEPGPVVLQHANLALYPEECRVTRDGLEVNLSPKEYRLLELFMQHPRRVWSRDKLLEQVWGVDYFGDSKTVDVHIRWLREKLEANPSAPEHLITVRGFGYRFG